Proteins from one Embleya scabrispora genomic window:
- a CDS encoding TVP38/TMEM64 family protein produces MLDSLRDFLDHGAWTQWPLPASVAVFVLVCAVGVTALVPKSLFAPVAGALFGAIGGTVVTLVGATLGALISLYLGRRLGRERIGGWLHKREALAVLDRRLSRNGLVPITVLRMIPVLPSSVVSYGAAATRISTSHFTIGTALGMLPMTLVQCAAGASVRHGLSTPVVVSVFVGCVMLALGMVAVRRRGGEPSATAAPPASDGAE; encoded by the coding sequence TTGCTCGACTCGCTCCGGGATTTCCTCGACCACGGCGCGTGGACGCAGTGGCCGCTGCCGGCCTCGGTGGCGGTCTTCGTCCTCGTTTGCGCCGTGGGCGTCACCGCGCTCGTGCCCAAGTCGTTGTTCGCCCCCGTGGCGGGGGCGCTGTTCGGCGCGATCGGCGGCACGGTGGTCACCCTGGTCGGGGCCACGCTCGGCGCGCTGATCAGCCTGTACCTCGGCCGCCGGCTCGGCCGGGAACGGATCGGCGGCTGGCTGCACAAGCGCGAGGCGCTGGCCGTCCTCGATCGCCGACTCTCCCGCAACGGGCTGGTGCCGATCACGGTCCTGCGGATGATCCCGGTCCTGCCTTCCTCCGTGGTCAGCTACGGCGCGGCGGCCACCCGGATCAGTACGAGCCACTTCACCATCGGGACGGCGCTCGGCATGCTGCCGATGACGCTGGTCCAGTGCGCCGCCGGGGCCTCGGTCCGACACGGCTTGTCCACGCCGGTGGTGGTCAGCGTGTTCGTCGGCTGCGTCATGTTGGCGCTGGGCATGGTCGCCGTACGGCGCCGGGGCGGCGAGCCGTCGGCGACGGCGGCGCCGCCGGCATCGGACGGGGCCGAGTAG
- a CDS encoding VWA domain-containing protein, with product MAKISKGGNTPVPTAELRAVLTWRAAGAPDVDASALLLNAAGKVRSEADFVFYNQPSDATGAVRHEGKQPTAGGLVTDTIRVDLAAIPGDVERVVIGASADGGGFGRVPELALHVVTAQGGPIAEFDIDEASTETAFLFGEFYLRNGAWKFRAVGQGYASGLSGLATDFGIEVADDDPPGPQSAPPVPSAPVPPPPPTSPPPAAPAISLKKRTLIDMEKRLADEGHPQLLNLTKQAAVSLEKRGLGEHTARVALCLDISYSMQPLFKKGKVQALAERVLSLGLRFDDNAAVDVFLFGSRGHVAGQLGLGQYNGWAERIRRSPGLEGSTDYAGAMRLVREHYFGSSAPRHQPLANDLPVYVMFITDGQTTSREATREQITYSSFEPIFWQFMGLGRPGGFSFLEELDDLTGRYVDNADFFSVQDPANVPDGQLYELMTTEYPTWLGRARAQGLLI from the coding sequence ATGGCGAAGATAAGCAAAGGTGGGAACACTCCGGTACCGACCGCCGAGTTGCGTGCGGTCCTGACCTGGCGCGCGGCGGGAGCTCCCGACGTGGATGCCTCGGCGCTGCTCCTGAACGCAGCCGGCAAGGTGCGTTCGGAAGCCGATTTCGTCTTCTACAACCAGCCCTCCGACGCCACCGGCGCGGTACGGCACGAGGGGAAGCAGCCGACCGCCGGCGGCCTCGTCACGGACACCATCCGGGTCGACCTCGCGGCGATCCCGGGGGACGTCGAGCGGGTGGTGATCGGCGCGTCCGCCGACGGCGGCGGCTTCGGCCGGGTGCCCGAGCTCGCGTTGCACGTGGTGACCGCGCAGGGTGGGCCGATCGCCGAGTTCGACATCGACGAGGCGTCCACGGAGACGGCGTTCCTGTTCGGCGAGTTCTACCTGCGCAACGGCGCCTGGAAGTTCCGCGCGGTGGGCCAGGGGTACGCGTCCGGGCTGTCCGGACTGGCCACCGACTTCGGCATCGAGGTCGCCGACGACGACCCGCCCGGCCCCCAGAGCGCCCCGCCGGTCCCGAGCGCCCCCGTACCCCCGCCGCCCCCCACCTCTCCCCCGCCCGCCGCCCCCGCGATCAGCCTCAAGAAGCGGACCCTGATCGACATGGAGAAGCGGCTGGCCGACGAGGGCCACCCGCAACTGCTCAATCTGACCAAGCAGGCCGCGGTGAGCCTGGAGAAGCGCGGACTCGGCGAGCACACCGCGCGCGTCGCGCTCTGCCTGGACATCTCCTACTCGATGCAGCCGCTGTTCAAGAAGGGCAAGGTCCAAGCGCTCGCCGAGCGGGTGCTCTCGCTCGGTCTGCGCTTCGACGACAACGCCGCCGTGGACGTGTTCCTGTTCGGCTCCCGGGGACACGTGGCTGGGCAGCTCGGGCTCGGCCAGTACAACGGTTGGGCCGAACGGATCCGGCGCAGCCCCGGCCTGGAGGGCTCGACCGACTACGCCGGCGCGATGCGGCTGGTCCGCGAGCACTACTTCGGCAGCAGCGCGCCCCGGCATCAGCCGCTGGCCAACGACCTGCCCGTATACGTCATGTTCATCACCGACGGCCAGACCACCTCGCGCGAGGCGACCCGCGAGCAGATCACCTACTCCAGCTTCGAGCCGATCTTCTGGCAGTTCATGGGCCTGGGTCGGCCGGGCGGCTTCTCGTTCCTGGAGGAGCTGGACGACCTGACCGGCCGCTACGTCGACAACGCCGACTTCTTCTCGGTCCAGGACCCGGCCAACGTCCCCGACGGGCAGCTCTACGAGCTGATGACCACCGAGTATCCGACCTGGCTGGGCCGCGCCAGGGCGCAGGGCCTGCTCATCTGA
- a CDS encoding DUF418 domain-containing protein, whose protein sequence is MWAKTGPRAASRAGERRAARRADRIVGVDVARALAVLGMFASHVGPDPYDGGVDTLIQGVTGRASALFALLAGVSLVLMSGRAPLRGWDRGNAAVLTRVLIRAVALLPLGMWLADLDTGVLVILAFYGLYFMLAWPALWLGTRTLVWVAAGWALLGPIASFLLRRVGDTGDVRYAAPGFADWRQGPGHMFETLFLTGSYPAITWMPFVLAGMAVGRLRLGELRVQRALVGIGTALAVLGYGGSWVVVRLFTGDRLARITEPDRVSDVIHGRVGSVPVSDPAWLTVAEGHTGTPFEIVGAIGVALGLVGLALLACRPWLGRIVLDPLVSVGAMALTVYTAHLIVIDRWFPLASGETWRRLIGFFVVTMLLCWAWRHTLRKGPMEAALHLLSALPARWVRGAAGGASARPVAASDGPVR, encoded by the coding sequence ATGTGGGCGAAGACGGGGCCGCGGGCGGCGTCGAGGGCGGGGGAGCGGCGGGCCGCGCGCAGAGCGGACCGGATAGTCGGCGTGGACGTCGCCCGCGCGCTCGCGGTCCTGGGCATGTTCGCCTCACACGTCGGGCCCGACCCCTACGACGGGGGCGTGGACACGCTGATCCAGGGCGTCACCGGCCGCGCCTCCGCGCTGTTCGCGCTCCTGGCCGGCGTCTCGCTGGTGCTGATGAGCGGCCGGGCACCGCTGCGCGGCTGGGATCGGGGCAACGCCGCCGTGCTCACCCGGGTGCTGATCCGGGCCGTGGCGCTGCTCCCGCTCGGGATGTGGCTGGCCGACCTGGACACCGGTGTGCTGGTCATCCTGGCCTTCTACGGCCTCTACTTCATGCTCGCCTGGCCCGCGCTGTGGCTGGGCACGCGCACCCTCGTGTGGGTCGCCGCGGGGTGGGCGCTGCTCGGGCCGATCGCCTCGTTCCTGCTGCGCCGGGTCGGCGACACCGGCGATGTTCGTTATGCCGCGCCCGGGTTCGCCGATTGGCGACAGGGTCCGGGCCACATGTTCGAGACGCTGTTCCTGACCGGCAGCTATCCGGCGATCACCTGGATGCCGTTCGTGCTCGCCGGGATGGCGGTCGGGCGGCTGCGGCTGGGCGAACTGCGGGTACAGCGCGCGCTGGTCGGGATCGGGACCGCGCTGGCCGTGCTCGGCTACGGCGGATCATGGGTCGTGGTCCGACTGTTCACCGGCGATCGGCTGGCGCGGATCACCGAGCCGGACCGCGTGTCCGACGTGATCCACGGCCGGGTCGGCTCGGTGCCGGTGTCCGATCCCGCCTGGCTCACCGTCGCCGAGGGCCACACCGGCACGCCGTTCGAGATCGTCGGCGCCATCGGCGTCGCCCTAGGACTGGTCGGCCTCGCCCTGCTGGCCTGCCGGCCCTGGCTCGGCCGGATCGTGCTCGACCCGCTGGTCTCGGTCGGCGCGATGGCGCTCACCGTGTACACCGCCCACCTGATCGTGATCGACCGCTGGTTCCCGCTCGCGTCCGGGGAGACCTGGCGGCGGTTGATCGGCTTCTTCGTGGTCACGATGCTGCTGTGCTGGGCCTGGCGGCACACGCTGCGCAAGGGCCCGATGGAGGCCGCGCTGCATCTGCTCTCCGCGCTCCCCGCACGGTGGGTGCGGGGAGCCGCGGGGGGTGCGTCGGCTCGCCCGGTCGCGGCCTCGGACGGGCCGGTCAGATGA